One genomic region from Leifsonia poae encodes:
- a CDS encoding DUF5979 domain-containing protein has translation MTRSAHSPARKRRTTRGKHRDSHAVATWRLKRLGAVSIALVVALVGGTVLTGPALAAPAAASLTVDKKVDGKDAITVGTGDEFTYSILVGCDDSDCVDAKLVDPLPAQFAGFDILESSVTPSSQPATKTLDGCSTTVTPDCTLTVLFQQSVAGGVGIAAGGTYRVSVTLKAPQNLAPSWTYNNVVVPNTATATSTTADTKSDSADVTVSIPVTVDGTVGKTWAPANQQFAPGAASTITLTDQNTSNVPASTLTVQDPTAAADGATALDAGNPFALVDFTGFGAVSLPAGADTVQVDAYVFDTATGAWKWQTGPPTAAADIRLPDGVDASAVAGLRFTYAGTTGATIAARGASGSVALMVAQRAENRITGTSLVTGGTVTNKVTGTVAVPGETPVSHTAQAPYTIGALNVVVSAGKTITPSRIPAGTEATAAISGKNDSNGPLTTLTLSDLDYFTETLTFGGFLAPISYPTGATGATVTWHFSNGNTISMPVPAGATPTAPPAPGSSHLTGFVLGYTGSIGIGAVASAQFGIAPLADYVAPEDSPADVVNTLAVQGTNPAGTATTPATAPLKIFSPDISLQLSKKISPTGAVAPGATVVAQLPTTTSTDSAFVKPTKIVVEDVWRPGESADFFNAFNPIAIAPTQVPLGSTMRVEYSTDGGASYVTLATVDATAAAQIYRGDLPAALIGDITGLRFTFEKSDGFAQGTTVSPNFIAQARADLRAGGTPTSVPDAGPTSYENEGKATGTGAVTGAPPVVSKEVDATADASIETHTGDGSLIAAKHWTKPDLTGSLSQLDSQSGEKAGTVLAWGVTDLGYSSVTVTDPSADQDHPENTVFNAFDLTAVAPVTFSAQPLLQWDAVSAVELFENGAWVVLPAPGGSWMSTSGFKGHVLTTAESAATTGVRLTVVPNDAARAASADPLAPSAGSGIATVSSDQTRSFGLVWQLRNVVRVDSSPSHRWVTADRVFNDPEAGSIWNRSSVSGVRNGAGVGPVNAQDEISLVDQPPLVDLVKTSSRQTVVVPKAGDVDAGDYPTNDFTITATNASASRASYIRVTDPAPCDSSSMGDCLSAPDRWTADPFAGKAYANTSPFERLNLTKITFTVPAADQVDTAASQVTLWHRADDGTLSTTVVTMAQAQALAAADLVDVVGVSVVYQGTDPATAGGSIAAGSKLVMKLSTQVRVTLRSAPAQNVTAFAIDNYAFTQGYDPVLVPSGQGSQPNDGANAGLVLSTGALGVKAAKTFSPSTLLERDRHTPVAVTLTATQGTATVPTHQVIVTDDDQAFWNTFALTGLSAGDVTLPAGADQVRVDVQTTGASTWIEGTASAAATLPTTAVGDVTGIRFVFSRADGGLFSRTTVPGDFTAKAVLHLALLDAARDGSAIPFPSTLSDTVTAVSHRTDDPAVYKDASDDATATMALRPGTFALDVAKSPENNVHTVNVGDTNSWTLTFANTGTGYLDVKNLVDTLPASLAWDGETPVFSTTTGGTLSTSPTTAFDAGTGALTLAWPTGAARMSPGEKFTVKLGLVLQPGLTGTDRAVNRFVVNTAQTLAQCTNTSGNGQGTLPGLDSGQCGTSNFVQPISGPSLFTTKGVKGDVVDRTVSGATNTTDPKATCAPDKDGYYVAPCAANTVVGGTDEWRLQAVNSGTVSYDSLVFVEPLPTVGDRMLATGSPRGSTFRPVLDPAAGMTIDAPAGTTSRWQVTTTPDVCVGTGSTTAWPADPTCESVPWTDSTAFSGDWNAVTGVRVILDFTTTTGRVLAPGAAVTVKYRTLDRPVTADAPDGAPVSIAAGPAFAWNQFGATAGLTGGGTVRRAPVKAGVTLLTGPLQIDKVIDGSAAAKAPDEFLADVACTVAGVPVDLGSSAQPVLAKANGLTARIDGIPLGAECTIAEHGDPGSYGEAARSISSGTVRIASVSMAGVVPVDQTVTITNTYEFGRLAISKTAADLTVGVNASVTYTITVTNVGALDATDFAVTDTLPAGATFVSADNAGVENAGVVTWKVTELKRGDQLAVHVTVRYPAAGTFFNKAGVTTPPIGPWSPPEVTGVCSGDADNACSEVVVTPPLDPKDPSDPKSGLAATGSSGDPLGVALAGVLLAMLGAALLLRRRRGQA, from the coding sequence GTGACCCGTTCAGCACACAGCCCTGCCCGAAAACGCCGCACCACCCGAGGAAAGCACCGCGACTCGCACGCGGTCGCCACGTGGCGACTCAAGCGCCTCGGCGCCGTGTCGATCGCCCTCGTGGTCGCCCTCGTCGGCGGCACCGTCCTCACCGGTCCGGCGCTGGCCGCTCCGGCGGCCGCATCGCTCACCGTCGACAAGAAGGTCGATGGCAAGGATGCGATCACCGTCGGAACGGGCGACGAGTTCACCTACTCGATCCTCGTCGGGTGTGACGACTCGGACTGCGTCGACGCGAAGCTCGTCGACCCGCTGCCGGCCCAGTTCGCCGGGTTCGACATCCTCGAGAGTTCGGTGACCCCGAGCTCGCAGCCCGCGACGAAGACGTTGGACGGATGCTCGACGACGGTCACGCCGGACTGCACCCTGACCGTGCTGTTCCAGCAGTCCGTCGCGGGCGGCGTCGGCATTGCGGCCGGAGGGACGTACCGGGTCAGTGTGACGCTCAAGGCACCGCAGAACCTCGCGCCGTCGTGGACCTACAACAACGTCGTCGTCCCGAACACCGCGACGGCGACCTCGACCACGGCCGACACCAAGAGCGACTCGGCCGACGTGACCGTGAGCATCCCGGTGACCGTGGACGGAACGGTCGGCAAGACCTGGGCACCCGCGAACCAGCAGTTCGCTCCCGGAGCGGCCTCCACCATTACACTCACCGACCAGAACACGTCCAATGTGCCGGCGTCGACCCTCACCGTTCAAGACCCGACGGCGGCCGCCGACGGCGCCACCGCCCTCGACGCGGGCAACCCGTTCGCGCTCGTCGACTTCACCGGATTCGGCGCTGTGAGCCTTCCGGCCGGCGCCGACACCGTCCAGGTCGACGCATACGTCTTCGACACCGCCACCGGCGCGTGGAAATGGCAGACCGGGCCGCCCACCGCAGCCGCCGACATCCGTCTGCCCGATGGCGTGGATGCCTCCGCCGTCGCCGGGCTGCGTTTCACCTACGCCGGCACCACCGGTGCCACCATCGCTGCCAGGGGCGCTTCAGGCAGTGTCGCCTTGATGGTGGCTCAGCGGGCCGAGAACCGCATCACCGGCACATCGCTCGTCACCGGAGGCACCGTCACCAACAAAGTCACCGGCACGGTCGCCGTTCCGGGTGAGACACCTGTCTCGCACACGGCGCAGGCGCCGTACACGATCGGCGCGCTGAACGTCGTGGTGAGCGCCGGCAAGACGATCACCCCGAGCCGCATCCCGGCCGGCACCGAGGCGACCGCGGCGATCTCGGGCAAGAACGACTCCAACGGTCCGCTGACGACATTGACGCTCAGCGACCTCGACTACTTCACTGAGACCCTCACCTTCGGCGGCTTCCTCGCCCCGATCTCGTATCCGACCGGCGCGACCGGTGCGACGGTCACGTGGCACTTCTCCAACGGGAACACGATCTCGATGCCGGTGCCCGCGGGCGCGACGCCGACGGCGCCACCCGCTCCTGGCTCCTCCCACCTCACCGGGTTCGTGCTCGGCTACACGGGCTCGATCGGCATCGGGGCCGTCGCGAGCGCGCAGTTCGGCATCGCACCGCTGGCCGACTATGTCGCTCCCGAAGACAGCCCTGCCGATGTGGTCAACACGCTGGCCGTTCAGGGCACCAACCCGGCCGGAACCGCGACCACGCCGGCGACCGCGCCTCTGAAGATCTTCTCGCCCGACATCTCTCTGCAGCTGTCCAAGAAGATCTCGCCGACCGGTGCCGTCGCCCCCGGGGCGACCGTCGTGGCGCAGCTCCCCACAACGACCTCCACCGACTCCGCATTCGTGAAGCCGACGAAGATCGTGGTCGAGGATGTCTGGCGGCCGGGCGAGAGCGCCGACTTCTTCAACGCCTTCAACCCGATCGCCATCGCACCGACCCAGGTTCCGCTCGGCTCGACGATGCGAGTCGAGTACTCGACCGACGGCGGCGCCAGCTACGTCACGCTCGCCACCGTCGACGCCACCGCCGCCGCGCAGATCTACCGCGGCGATCTGCCTGCGGCACTCATCGGCGACATCACCGGACTGCGTTTCACCTTCGAGAAATCCGACGGCTTCGCCCAGGGCACCACGGTGAGCCCGAACTTCATCGCGCAGGCCCGCGCCGATCTGCGCGCCGGCGGCACGCCGACCTCTGTGCCTGACGCCGGACCGACCAGCTACGAGAACGAGGGCAAGGCAACCGGAACCGGGGCGGTGACGGGCGCGCCGCCCGTGGTCAGCAAAGAGGTCGACGCCACCGCCGACGCCTCCATCGAGACCCACACTGGCGACGGCTCCCTGATCGCCGCCAAGCACTGGACCAAGCCCGACCTCACCGGGTCACTCAGCCAGCTCGACTCCCAGTCGGGCGAGAAGGCCGGAACAGTGCTCGCCTGGGGCGTCACCGATCTCGGCTACAGCTCGGTGACGGTCACCGACCCCTCGGCCGATCAGGACCATCCCGAGAACACCGTGTTCAACGCGTTCGACCTGACCGCGGTCGCGCCCGTCACCTTCTCCGCCCAGCCGCTGCTGCAGTGGGATGCTGTGTCCGCCGTCGAGCTGTTCGAGAACGGTGCGTGGGTGGTGCTGCCGGCGCCAGGCGGCAGCTGGATGAGCACATCCGGATTCAAAGGACACGTTCTGACCACCGCGGAGTCGGCCGCCACCACCGGCGTCCGTCTCACCGTCGTGCCGAACGACGCCGCCCGCGCCGCAAGCGCCGACCCGCTGGCCCCCTCGGCCGGCTCCGGCATCGCCACCGTGTCGTCGGACCAGACCCGCAGCTTCGGTCTGGTCTGGCAGCTGCGCAACGTGGTGCGGGTCGACAGCTCCCCGTCGCACCGCTGGGTGACCGCCGACCGCGTGTTCAACGACCCCGAGGCGGGGTCGATCTGGAACCGCAGTTCGGTCTCCGGCGTGCGCAATGGAGCGGGCGTGGGCCCGGTGAACGCGCAGGACGAGATCTCCCTCGTCGACCAGCCGCCCCTCGTCGACCTCGTCAAGACGAGCTCCCGTCAGACGGTCGTCGTGCCGAAAGCCGGTGATGTCGACGCCGGCGACTATCCGACGAACGACTTCACCATCACCGCGACGAACGCCTCTGCCTCGCGCGCCTCGTACATCCGGGTGACCGACCCCGCCCCCTGCGACAGCTCATCGATGGGCGACTGCCTCTCGGCCCCCGACCGCTGGACGGCCGATCCGTTCGCGGGCAAGGCGTATGCGAACACCAGCCCGTTCGAGCGCCTGAACCTCACGAAGATCACCTTCACGGTGCCCGCCGCCGACCAGGTCGACACCGCTGCCTCTCAGGTGACCCTGTGGCATCGCGCCGACGACGGCACACTCAGCACCACTGTCGTCACGATGGCGCAGGCGCAAGCCCTGGCGGCCGCCGACCTCGTCGACGTCGTGGGCGTGAGCGTTGTCTACCAGGGCACGGATCCGGCCACCGCCGGAGGGTCGATCGCCGCCGGAAGCAAGCTGGTCATGAAGCTCAGCACCCAGGTGCGGGTGACCCTGCGCAGTGCCCCGGCCCAGAACGTCACCGCGTTCGCCATCGACAACTACGCCTTCACCCAGGGCTATGACCCCGTGCTCGTGCCCTCCGGGCAGGGCTCGCAGCCGAACGACGGCGCCAACGCCGGTCTGGTCCTCAGCACGGGCGCTCTCGGCGTCAAAGCTGCGAAGACGTTCTCGCCGAGCACGCTGCTGGAGCGCGACCGCCACACGCCGGTGGCCGTGACCCTCACCGCCACGCAGGGGACTGCGACAGTTCCGACCCACCAGGTGATCGTGACGGATGACGACCAGGCGTTCTGGAACACCTTCGCGCTGACCGGGCTCTCCGCCGGCGACGTCACCCTGCCGGCCGGCGCCGACCAGGTGCGGGTCGATGTGCAGACCACGGGGGCGTCCACCTGGATCGAAGGCACCGCATCCGCCGCCGCCACGCTGCCCACCACTGCGGTCGGTGACGTGACCGGCATCCGATTCGTATTCTCGCGCGCCGACGGCGGCCTGTTCAGCCGCACCACGGTTCCGGGTGACTTCACGGCGAAGGCCGTGCTGCACCTGGCGCTGCTCGACGCCGCACGCGATGGTTCGGCGATCCCGTTCCCGAGCACATTGAGCGACACCGTCACGGCGGTCTCGCACCGCACCGACGACCCCGCTGTCTACAAGGACGCCAGTGACGACGCCACGGCCACGATGGCTCTGCGCCCCGGCACGTTCGCCCTCGACGTGGCCAAGTCGCCGGAGAACAATGTGCACACGGTGAACGTCGGCGACACCAACAGCTGGACGCTCACCTTCGCCAACACCGGCACCGGCTACCTCGACGTCAAGAACCTCGTCGACACCCTTCCGGCCTCGCTCGCCTGGGACGGGGAGACACCCGTCTTCTCCACCACGACCGGTGGAACGCTCTCGACGAGCCCGACGACCGCGTTCGACGCGGGAACCGGCGCGTTGACCCTCGCCTGGCCCACCGGCGCTGCCCGCATGTCGCCGGGTGAGAAGTTCACGGTGAAGCTCGGTCTCGTCCTGCAGCCGGGTCTCACCGGCACCGATCGTGCCGTCAACCGGTTCGTGGTCAACACGGCCCAGACCCTCGCCCAGTGCACGAACACATCCGGCAACGGGCAGGGGACCCTCCCCGGTCTCGATTCCGGCCAGTGCGGAACGAGCAACTTCGTGCAGCCGATCTCGGGTCCGTCGCTGTTCACCACGAAGGGTGTGAAAGGGGATGTCGTCGACCGAACGGTCAGCGGCGCCACCAACACCACCGACCCGAAGGCGACCTGCGCGCCCGACAAAGACGGCTACTACGTCGCGCCGTGCGCGGCCAACACCGTCGTCGGCGGAACCGACGAGTGGCGGCTGCAGGCGGTCAACAGCGGCACGGTGAGCTACGACTCGCTGGTGTTCGTCGAGCCGCTGCCGACCGTCGGCGACCGGATGCTCGCCACCGGTTCCCCGCGCGGCTCCACCTTCCGCCCGGTGCTCGACCCGGCCGCCGGCATGACCATCGACGCGCCGGCCGGAACCACGTCGCGCTGGCAGGTCACCACCACCCCGGACGTCTGCGTTGGTACCGGGTCGACGACCGCCTGGCCGGCCGACCCGACCTGCGAATCCGTGCCGTGGACGGACTCCACCGCCTTCAGTGGCGACTGGAACGCGGTGACCGGCGTGCGCGTGATCCTGGACTTCACCACCACGACGGGCCGCGTGCTCGCCCCGGGTGCCGCTGTCACGGTCAAATACCGCACGCTCGACCGCCCGGTCACGGCCGACGCTCCCGATGGCGCGCCGGTGTCTATCGCTGCCGGCCCCGCGTTCGCCTGGAACCAGTTCGGGGCCACCGCGGGCCTGACCGGCGGTGGAACGGTGCGACGGGCCCCGGTGAAGGCCGGAGTGACACTGCTCACCGGCCCGCTGCAGATCGACAAGGTCATCGACGGCAGCGCCGCGGCCAAAGCACCCGACGAGTTCCTCGCCGATGTGGCGTGCACGGTTGCCGGCGTGCCGGTCGATCTCGGGTCGTCGGCTCAACCGGTGCTGGCCAAGGCGAACGGGCTCACTGCCCGCATCGACGGCATCCCGCTCGGCGCGGAGTGCACGATCGCCGAACACGGGGATCCGGGAAGCTACGGCGAGGCCGCCCGCTCGATCTCGTCTGGGACCGTGCGCATCGCCTCCGTGTCGATGGCCGGCGTCGTTCCGGTCGATCAGACGGTCACCATCACGAACACCTACGAGTTCGGACGGTTGGCGATCAGCAAGACCGCGGCCGATCTCACGGTCGGTGTGAACGCGTCGGTCACCTACACGATCACGGTCACGAACGTGGGAGCGCTCGACGCCACCGACTTCGCTGTGACGGACACCCTGCCCGCGGGCGCCACCTTCGTCTCGGCCGACAACGCGGGTGTGGAGAACGCCGGCGTCGTCACCTGGAAGGTCACCGAGCTGAAGCGCGGCGATCAGCTCGCGGTGCACGTGACCGTGCGCTATCCCGCGGCGGGCACATTCTTCAACAAGGCCGGTGTCACCACGCCGCCGATCGGTCCGTGGAGCCCGCCGGAGGTCACCGGGGTCTGCTCCGGCGATGCCGACAACGCCTGCTCCGAAGTGGTGGTGACGCCGCCGCTCGACCCGAAGGATCCGTCCGACCCGAAGAGCGGCCTGGCGGCGACAGGCTCGAGCGGTGACCCGCTCGGAGTCGCCCTGGCGGGGGTCCTCCTCGCCATGCTCGGCGCGGCGCTCCTGCTGAGACGCCGGCGCGGACAGGCGTAA
- a CDS encoding DUF427 domain-containing protein: MKAVLNDTVIAEAPESELIRIEGNWYFPPASVNADLLEKSDTPYTCPWKGECQYFSVKDGDALLQDRAWSYPTPYPTAFDRVGQDFSNYVAFWKDVQVVE, from the coding sequence ATGAAGGCTGTTCTGAACGACACCGTGATCGCCGAGGCTCCGGAGTCGGAGCTCATCCGCATCGAAGGCAATTGGTATTTTCCGCCGGCGAGCGTCAACGCCGACCTTCTCGAGAAGAGTGACACGCCGTACACCTGTCCGTGGAAGGGCGAGTGCCAGTACTTCTCAGTGAAAGACGGGGATGCGCTCCTACAGGATCGCGCGTGGAGCTACCCGACCCCGTACCCGACCGCGTTCGACCGGGTCGGCCAGGACTTCAGCAACTATGTGGCGTTCTGGAAAGACGTGCAGGTGGTCGAGTAG
- a CDS encoding 2-phosphosulfolactate phosphatase: MTLPAAAQAKYQIRFDWGVEGAAAVCSDADVVVWVDVLAPPEAGLNDPLPGVAPEALLLAGGLTNATAVAQRILDEQVRLGRRALVSIVAAGEPAERSGSRFAVEDLLGAGAVVDALAGVGIDYSSPEAAAACAAFSGLRGAVAHLLTASVSGQQRIASGLAPAEVAPFGRLGSVSAVTVLRAGPDSE; encoded by the coding sequence GTGACCCTGCCTGCCGCCGCCCAAGCCAAGTATCAGATCCGCTTCGACTGGGGGGTGGAGGGCGCCGCCGCCGTCTGCTCCGATGCCGATGTCGTGGTATGGGTGGATGTGCTTGCGCCGCCGGAAGCCGGCCTGAACGATCCCCTGCCCGGCGTCGCGCCGGAAGCCCTGCTGCTCGCCGGCGGGTTGACGAACGCCACAGCGGTGGCGCAGCGAATCCTCGATGAGCAGGTGCGGCTCGGCCGCCGGGCGCTCGTCTCGATCGTCGCGGCGGGGGAGCCGGCCGAGCGGAGCGGGTCGCGTTTCGCCGTCGAGGATCTGCTCGGCGCCGGCGCAGTGGTCGACGCGCTCGCCGGGGTCGGCATCGACTACAGCTCGCCGGAGGCGGCCGCGGCCTGTGCCGCGTTCTCGGGTCTGCGCGGCGCTGTCGCCCACCTGCTCACCGCGTCGGTGTCGGGTCAGCAGCGGATCGCATCCGGTCTCGCACCCGCCGAGGTCGCCCCGTTCGGCCGGCTCGGGTCGGTGAGTGCTGTGACGGTTCTCCGAGCCGGCCCCGACTCGGAATGA
- a CDS encoding EVE domain-containing protein, with protein sequence MRGIGRRRPFRAVGVARMRYNWSMAIRFWLGVVQREHVLRGVAGGFAQVNHGAKAPLLRMNTADGFVYYSPKTSYPDGDPLKEFTAIGRVADDEVFQATQGPSMTGPAGDFMPWRRRMEWEHEAEAAPIRPLIPVLEFTRENPNWGYQLRRGLIEISRHDFEVIRQQMRRPSPDDPRAVAAGRARSRRATMAR encoded by the coding sequence TTGCGCGGGATCGGCCGTCGGCGCCCGTTCCGTGCCGTCGGTGTCGCCCGGATGCGCTACAACTGGAGCATGGCCATCCGGTTCTGGCTCGGCGTCGTGCAGCGCGAACACGTGCTGCGCGGGGTCGCGGGCGGGTTCGCGCAGGTGAACCACGGCGCAAAAGCGCCCCTTCTGCGGATGAACACCGCCGATGGTTTCGTGTACTACTCGCCGAAGACCTCCTACCCCGACGGCGACCCGCTCAAAGAGTTCACCGCGATCGGCCGCGTCGCCGATGACGAGGTCTTCCAGGCGACGCAGGGGCCGAGTATGACCGGTCCGGCCGGCGATTTCATGCCCTGGCGGCGCCGCATGGAGTGGGAGCACGAGGCCGAAGCTGCGCCCATCCGGCCCCTGATCCCCGTGCTCGAGTTCACCCGTGAGAACCCGAACTGGGGATATCAGCTGCGCCGAGGCCTCATCGAGATCTCGCGGCACGATTTCGAGGTGATCCGGCAGCAGATGCGCCGCCCGTCACCGGACGACCCGCGTGCAGTCGCGGCTGGGAGGGCGCGCTCGCGTCGGGCTACGATGGCCCGGTGA
- a CDS encoding YciI family protein — MKYMLILTGDEKTESGAAPSDADLTAMGEYNQKLIGAGVLLAGEGLHPSSEGARVEYSGDDRTVVDGPFTETKELIAGFWIIQTAGKEEALEWARRVPLTSGSVQVRRIYDIAEFDQEHGSVKQERQWREDGGEPRTA, encoded by the coding sequence ATGAAATACATGCTCATCCTCACCGGCGACGAGAAGACCGAGTCGGGGGCCGCCCCGAGCGACGCCGATCTCACCGCGATGGGGGAATACAACCAGAAGCTCATCGGGGCGGGCGTGCTCCTCGCCGGCGAGGGCCTGCATCCGAGCTCCGAGGGCGCACGCGTGGAGTACTCCGGCGACGATCGCACAGTCGTCGACGGTCCCTTCACCGAAACGAAGGAGCTCATCGCCGGGTTCTGGATCATCCAGACAGCCGGCAAGGAGGAAGCGCTCGAGTGGGCGCGCCGCGTGCCACTCACCAGCGGGTCGGTTCAGGTGCGCCGCATCTACGACATCGCCGAGTTCGATCAGGAGCACGGCTCCGTCAAACAGGAGAGGCAGTGGCGCGAAGACGGCGGCGAGCCGCGCACGGCGTGA
- a CDS encoding RNA polymerase sigma factor: MTGHGEGATAEARRTVEAVWRIESGRLIAVLARLVGDVGRAEELAQDALVAALEQWPREGVPRNAGAWLTAVAKRRAIDGWRRQERLSDRYAQLAHDLAAEQNAGDPARTVDEPIDDDLLRLVFVSCHPVLTRPARVALTLKLLGGLTTGEIARAYLVPPSTIAQRIVRAKRTLSAARVPFEVPERAEFPARLGSVLEVIYLIFNEGYAATAGDDWMRPSLCWEALRLGRVLAELTPRESEVHGLVALMEFQASRLGARTTAAGEPVLLQDQDRSRWDRILIGRGVAALARSERLGRGRGPYALQAAIAACHATVPHAEATDWDEIVALYGALAELMPSAVVELNRAVALSMASGPQAGLDLVDRLVIDGALSGYHLLPSVRADLLLRLGRTAEARQEFERAAALTANQRERTLLLERAAAC, from the coding sequence GTGACCGGCCACGGCGAAGGGGCGACCGCCGAGGCGCGGCGCACGGTCGAGGCCGTGTGGCGCATCGAGTCCGGCCGGCTGATCGCGGTGCTCGCCCGCCTGGTGGGCGATGTCGGCAGGGCCGAAGAACTCGCCCAGGATGCGCTGGTGGCGGCTCTGGAACAGTGGCCGCGCGAAGGCGTTCCACGCAATGCGGGCGCCTGGCTCACCGCGGTGGCCAAACGCCGGGCGATCGACGGCTGGCGACGCCAGGAGCGATTGAGCGACCGTTACGCGCAGCTCGCGCACGACCTCGCCGCCGAGCAGAATGCGGGCGATCCCGCCCGAACCGTCGACGAACCGATCGACGACGATCTGCTGCGCCTCGTCTTCGTCTCCTGCCACCCGGTGCTCACGCGGCCGGCGCGGGTGGCGCTCACGCTCAAACTGCTCGGCGGCCTCACCACCGGAGAGATCGCCCGCGCCTACCTGGTGCCTCCGTCGACCATCGCGCAGCGGATCGTGCGGGCCAAGCGCACGCTCTCGGCGGCTCGGGTTCCGTTCGAGGTGCCCGAGCGCGCCGAGTTCCCGGCACGGCTGGGTTCGGTGCTCGAAGTGATCTACCTGATATTCAACGAAGGGTACGCGGCCACCGCCGGCGACGATTGGATGCGTCCCTCGCTCTGCTGGGAAGCCCTCCGTCTCGGCCGGGTACTGGCCGAGCTGACGCCACGCGAATCCGAGGTCCACGGACTCGTCGCCCTCATGGAGTTCCAGGCGTCGCGACTCGGAGCGCGTACCACCGCAGCGGGCGAGCCGGTGCTGCTGCAAGACCAGGACAGGTCGCGCTGGGACCGCATCCTGATCGGTCGCGGCGTCGCGGCCCTGGCGCGATCGGAGCGGCTCGGTCGCGGCCGAGGACCATACGCCCTGCAAGCCGCCATCGCCGCCTGCCACGCCACCGTGCCCCACGCCGAGGCCACCGATTGGGACGAAATCGTCGCGCTCTACGGCGCCCTCGCCGAGCTGATGCCGTCGGCGGTCGTCGAGCTCAACCGGGCGGTCGCCCTCTCGATGGCCTCTGGCCCGCAGGCCGGTCTCGACCTGGTCGACCGTCTCGTCATCGACGGCGCCCTCAGCGGATACCACCTGCTCCCGAGCGTGCGAGCGGACCTGCTCCTCCGGCTCGGGCGAACGGCGGAGGCCCGGCAGGAGTTCGAGCGCGCGGCCGCACTCACGGCGAACCAGCGGGAGCGCACCCTGCTGCTGGAGCGGGCCGCCGCCTGCTGA
- a CDS encoding DUF1684 domain-containing protein: MSTEGPHPAASRAVTAVQTADWRRRVFGLYASVRRLAATDPATAHDHWVSCRDDLFASHPASPLLEADRAGFTGLPVVAYDPEWRYEVPIIPATEPRRMEVETGTDGTVPFELLGTVRVPLAGTLDVWRLGSYGGGLFVPVKDALAGRPGGTYGGGRYLIDTVKGADLGIDASDGEATLVLDFNFAYNPSCAYDPAWACPLAQAGNTLATEIPVGERYARP; this comes from the coding sequence ATGAGCACTGAAGGCCCGCATCCTGCCGCCTCGCGCGCCGTCACCGCGGTGCAGACGGCCGACTGGCGGCGCCGCGTCTTCGGTCTCTACGCATCCGTTCGGCGGCTGGCCGCCACCGACCCGGCCACGGCGCACGATCACTGGGTCTCCTGCCGCGACGACCTCTTCGCCTCGCATCCCGCGAGTCCGCTGCTGGAAGCCGATCGTGCGGGCTTCACCGGCCTGCCGGTGGTCGCATACGACCCCGAGTGGCGCTATGAGGTGCCGATCATTCCGGCGACCGAGCCGCGACGGATGGAGGTGGAGACCGGCACCGACGGAACCGTGCCGTTCGAGTTGCTCGGCACGGTGCGCGTTCCACTGGCGGGAACTCTCGATGTCTGGCGCCTCGGCTCATACGGGGGCGGGCTGTTCGTGCCCGTGAAGGATGCTCTCGCCGGCCGCCCCGGAGGAACCTACGGCGGCGGCCGTTATCTCATCGACACGGTCAAGGGCGCCGATCTCGGCATCGACGCCTCAGACGGTGAGGCGACGCTGGTGCTCGACTTCAACTTCGCCTACAACCCGAGCTGCGCCTACGATCCCGCGTGGGCCTGCCCGCTCGCTCAGGCGGGCAATACGCTCGCCACCGAGATCCCCGTCGGCGAACGCTACGCCCGCCCCTGA